One window of Dyadobacter sandarakinus genomic DNA carries:
- a CDS encoding 2-dehydro-3-deoxygalactonokinase, with the protein MSKYLLSCDWGTTSFRLRLVDVRSRACVGEVMSGKGVSSTFNEWQAGGGGVSREDFFRGMLLRSISELGGRSGFDLTNIPVVVSGMASSSIGMLELPYAEVPFALDSSGMLVRYLGTSAAFPYEILLVSGVRSSDDVMRGEETQLIGLYELAGVDEDVKTTFVFPGTHSKHLYVQEGKMAGFKTFMTGELFNLMVSGSILKDSVILSKPDEYTPELWDAFRLGVVESGKSPILHALFTVRTRQLFGLLSKKQNAMYLSGLLIGAELRELTGEAHNQVVLCGGENLSAPYRQAIRTLGLAGRTRVIAPELSDQAAVYGHIRIFEHQRITLNKTSI; encoded by the coding sequence ATGAGCAAGTATCTGTTGAGCTGTGACTGGGGCACGACCTCCTTCCGCCTGAGGCTGGTCGATGTCAGGAGCCGCGCCTGTGTGGGTGAAGTGATGTCGGGAAAAGGGGTGAGCAGTACCTTCAATGAATGGCAGGCGGGTGGAGGAGGAGTAAGCCGGGAAGATTTTTTCAGGGGAATGTTGCTCCGCAGCATCAGCGAGCTTGGAGGCCGGTCCGGGTTTGACCTGACGAACATTCCGGTTGTGGTGTCGGGAATGGCGTCTTCATCCATCGGTATGCTTGAACTGCCGTATGCAGAAGTGCCTTTTGCATTGGATTCAAGCGGTATGCTGGTACGGTACCTGGGCACTTCTGCTGCTTTTCCGTACGAGATACTGCTGGTTTCGGGTGTACGGAGCAGCGACGATGTGATGCGGGGTGAAGAAACACAGCTTATCGGGTTATACGAACTCGCCGGGGTGGATGAGGATGTAAAAACCACTTTTGTTTTTCCCGGAACACACTCCAAGCACCTGTACGTACAGGAGGGTAAAATGGCAGGTTTCAAGACATTCATGACGGGCGAGCTATTCAATCTGATGGTGAGCGGCAGCATTCTGAAGGACTCTGTAATCCTCAGCAAGCCCGATGAGTATACGCCTGAATTGTGGGATGCTTTCAGGCTGGGTGTGGTGGAAAGCGGGAAGAGCCCTATTTTACATGCACTTTTTACAGTAAGAACCAGGCAGCTTTTTGGTTTACTAAGTAAAAAACAAAATGCGATGTACCTCAGCGGCCTGCTCATCGGCGCGGAACTCCGCGAACTGACCGGTGAAGCGCACAACCAGGTGGTGCTTTGCGGGGGCGAAAATCTGTCGGCCCCATACCGGCAGGCGATCCGGACACTCGGGCTGGCTGGCCGGACGCGCGTAATCGCTCCGGAGTTGTCGGACCAGGCCGCGGTTTACGGTCATATCCGCATTTTTGAACATCAGCGTATCACATTGAACAAAACAAGTATATGA
- a CDS encoding bifunctional 4-hydroxy-2-oxoglutarate aldolase/2-dehydro-3-deoxy-phosphogluconate aldolase, whose product MSEHSFSWSLFEQAPLVGIIRNVSFEDVKRILPIYREAGLTTVEITMNTPGAADMIAYALEEEGEGLNIGAGTVCTKDDLNDALDAGAQFIVTPVISKKVIKSCVKKGIPVFPGAFTPSEIYNAWTMGASMVKIYPATSLGPEYIKDLKAPMNQLKLLPTGGVSLENMSDFLKAGANGLGIGSQLFDKKIIQEKDWAGLKAHFSRFVQKLSI is encoded by the coding sequence ATGAGTGAGCATTCATTTTCCTGGTCGCTTTTTGAGCAGGCACCGCTGGTCGGTATTATCCGGAACGTGTCTTTTGAGGACGTAAAACGTATTCTGCCCATTTACCGGGAAGCCGGGCTGACTACGGTCGAAATTACGATGAACACACCCGGCGCTGCCGATATGATTGCCTATGCACTGGAAGAGGAAGGGGAAGGACTGAACATTGGTGCAGGTACTGTTTGTACCAAAGACGACCTGAACGATGCCCTGGATGCCGGCGCACAATTTATCGTCACGCCCGTCATCAGTAAAAAGGTGATCAAATCCTGCGTAAAAAAAGGCATTCCTGTTTTCCCGGGCGCATTTACCCCTTCCGAGATTTACAATGCCTGGACGATGGGCGCTTCCATGGTCAAAATATATCCTGCCACTTCGCTGGGGCCGGAGTACATCAAAGACCTGAAAGCACCCATGAACCAGCTGAAACTCCTTCCGACGGGCGGCGTCAGTCTTGAAAATATGTCCGACTTTCTGAAGGCGGGCGCTAACGGACTGGGAATCGGCAGCCAGCTTTTTGACAAGAAAATAATACAGGAAAAGGACTGGGCGGGTCTGAAAGCGCATTTTTCACGGTTTGTACAAAAACTTTCCATTTAA
- a CDS encoding Ig-like domain-containing protein has translation MHYLLTALLLLVSGLSLGQAGSREVTICRETTLRLTAASAGAASYQWYRNDALVETEAGPELVVSDEGTYKAFGVNADGCVSDESVHIVVTFNKPLAVADFGTAIKNKLTTIDVLANDESTCAPLKPATLALDELPEHGQATVSAGSILFDPEKDYTGPDAFTYIVSDANGVVSTRGRVSMDIVSNPMPVVLSYFDATKSESVTRLAWGTSLEVNSDHFSIERSIDARTWTSIAMLPAVPGTTPVSYHFTDSLPEPGVNYYRLKMTDRDSSFTYSSIRSVFFPELSWAELYPNPVTDMLHIVIRNKKVSRVRMISTSGLTLFSQRVSSSDLMISMKNYALGQYMFHFEQSDGAVKVFKIFHN, from the coding sequence ATGCATTACCTACTGACTGCCTTGTTATTGCTTGTGTCTGGTCTGTCTTTGGGTCAGGCCGGGAGCAGAGAGGTAACCATATGCAGGGAAACCACGCTCCGGCTCACAGCCGCCTCCGCCGGCGCAGCCAGCTACCAATGGTACCGGAACGATGCGCTTGTTGAAACGGAAGCGGGCCCGGAACTGGTTGTGTCGGATGAAGGTACCTATAAGGCATTTGGTGTCAATGCGGATGGATGTGTATCCGACGAGTCGGTGCATATTGTTGTTACGTTCAACAAACCGCTGGCAGTAGCGGATTTTGGCACTGCCATTAAAAATAAACTGACCACGATTGATGTGCTTGCCAATGATGAGTCGACGTGCGCACCCCTAAAACCCGCAACGCTGGCCTTGGACGAGCTACCTGAACATGGCCAGGCAACCGTCTCAGCAGGAAGCATCCTGTTTGATCCCGAGAAGGATTATACCGGGCCGGATGCATTTACCTATATCGTGAGCGACGCCAATGGTGTGGTTTCAACCAGAGGACGGGTATCAATGGACATTGTTTCGAACCCGATGCCGGTAGTACTGTCGTATTTTGATGCAACAAAAAGTGAGTCGGTAACCCGTTTGGCGTGGGGTACCAGTCTGGAAGTAAACAGCGACCATTTCAGCATTGAACGAAGCATTGACGCCAGAACCTGGACCAGTATCGCAATGCTGCCTGCTGTACCGGGAACAACGCCGGTGAGCTACCATTTTACGGACAGCCTTCCGGAGCCGGGAGTGAATTATTACCGCCTCAAAATGACCGACCGGGACAGTAGTTTCACGTACAGCAGCATCCGCTCGGTCTTTTTCCCGGAATTGTCGTGGGCCGAACTTTACCCCAATCCGGTGACCGACATGCTGCATATCGTCATCAGGAATAAAAAAGTGAGCAGGGTCAGAATGATCAGTACCTCGGGTCTGACCTTGTTTTCACAACGTGTCAGTTCATCCGACTTGATGATCAGTATGAAAAACTATGCACTGGGCCAGTATATGTTCCATTTTGAACAAAGCGACGGCGCGGTAAAAGTTTTTAAAATCTTTCACAACTGA
- a CDS encoding DUF7133 domain-containing protein: MFKISFSILSALLIFFWHTNNTPLPGDHAVTVSRDTLRNATSWPQELDITHFAGSDITPSPACLAVSAGGEVFVGVDMIGSLGKEPGKGKIIRLVDSDNDGKLDKHTTFAMADDPRGIIAMGDQVYVMHTVFSKETGKASGMDLVVFEDKNRDGVADGPSKPLIQHLSSPKFLQSRGTDHATNGIRMGIDGWIYIAVGDFGFHGAVDRSGKTLTQLGGGIVRVRPDGTEMEVYTHGMRNIYDVAIDPYMNIFTRGNTNDGGGWNIRFSNQIQSGEYGYPVLFQHFTDEIIPALVDLGGGSGTGALFMDDPTWPAQFNNVPMMADWGRSQLYIHCVTSDGPTFKQKEEEFIKLSQITDLDVDASGRMFLSAWDGAGYSGDPGKGFVVRAVPKSWKYKPFANLPKASVKELVNILKTGSGVARLAAQQELLSRPAKETEKAVWAIAADQKLALPVRVAGIYTYAQVAGASGISNLVKLSSEAAVREFALRALADRKTFIDKVPSEPFLNGLKDASPRVQLVAEIGLGRLGKAEAASELLKVKVPASFVAPAKDVEGPHATPNPDIIAPHIAVRSLVSLNAVDACVNAIGTENSTLALWALRYMHDPKAVNGLIAAYGKTSDEKLKKDILITLSRLYKKEADYDGSWWWSTRPDTHGPYYKAVTWESSDAIRTFLTEQWNKADNAGKAFYSGLNSRHRMEIADFGGDSVLVAKEEVKVDLEKIRNKKGQVGESSIEDVMLAIAKIPGDAAVGRTLFAKQGCIACHSISKGEVMKGPFMGQIGSIMNREQIAESILKPNASISQGFASVLITAKGDKTYMGFVSQESADKLVIRDIAGQVNTIKTSDIISRKEMETSMMPTGLANELSYQELASLVTFLSQQKK; this comes from the coding sequence ATGTTTAAAATTTCTTTCAGCATCCTCTCGGCGCTGCTTATTTTCTTTTGGCACACGAACAATACCCCATTGCCCGGGGATCATGCTGTTACCGTAAGCAGGGATACCCTCAGAAATGCAACCAGCTGGCCCCAGGAGCTGGATATCACGCACTTTGCAGGCTCTGATATTACGCCCAGCCCGGCCTGCCTCGCAGTATCGGCGGGCGGCGAAGTATTTGTAGGTGTGGATATGATCGGTTCGCTCGGCAAAGAGCCGGGTAAAGGCAAGATCATCAGGCTGGTGGACTCGGACAATGACGGCAAGCTTGATAAGCATACCACTTTCGCTATGGCCGATGATCCGAGAGGTATTATCGCGATGGGCGACCAGGTTTACGTGATGCACACCGTTTTTTCAAAAGAAACGGGCAAGGCTTCGGGTATGGACCTGGTGGTTTTTGAGGATAAAAACCGGGATGGTGTGGCCGATGGACCTTCCAAACCTTTGATCCAGCATCTGAGCTCGCCCAAGTTCCTGCAATCCCGCGGTACCGACCATGCTACCAACGGGATCCGGATGGGCATTGACGGGTGGATTTACATCGCAGTAGGCGATTTCGGTTTTCATGGTGCGGTAGACCGCTCCGGAAAGACGCTGACGCAACTCGGTGGCGGCATTGTGCGGGTACGGCCTGACGGTACCGAGATGGAAGTGTACACGCATGGGATGCGCAACATTTACGATGTGGCGATCGACCCGTATATGAACATTTTCACACGTGGTAATACCAATGATGGCGGTGGCTGGAACATTCGTTTCAGCAACCAGATCCAGTCGGGAGAATATGGGTACCCGGTTCTTTTCCAGCATTTTACGGATGAAATTATCCCCGCACTGGTGGACCTTGGGGGCGGCTCGGGCACGGGTGCATTGTTTATGGACGATCCTACCTGGCCTGCACAGTTTAACAATGTACCGATGATGGCCGACTGGGGAAGAAGTCAGCTTTACATTCACTGCGTTACTTCCGACGGCCCGACTTTCAAGCAGAAAGAAGAAGAATTTATCAAGCTTTCGCAGATCACGGACCTCGATGTTGACGCTTCGGGACGGATGTTTCTGTCGGCCTGGGATGGTGCAGGTTACTCCGGAGATCCCGGAAAAGGCTTTGTCGTGCGGGCGGTTCCCAAAAGCTGGAAGTACAAGCCTTTTGCAAACCTGCCGAAAGCTTCGGTGAAGGAGCTGGTGAATATCCTGAAAACGGGTAGCGGCGTGGCAAGGCTTGCCGCGCAGCAGGAGCTGCTGTCGCGCCCGGCCAAAGAGACGGAAAAAGCAGTGTGGGCCATAGCAGCCGATCAGAAGCTGGCATTGCCTGTGCGGGTAGCAGGAATTTACACGTATGCGCAAGTGGCTGGAGCCTCGGGTATTTCCAACCTGGTAAAGCTGAGTAGTGAAGCTGCTGTCCGCGAGTTTGCGCTGCGTGCCCTGGCCGACAGAAAAACTTTCATTGATAAAGTGCCCTCAGAACCATTCCTGAATGGTTTGAAAGACGCATCGCCCCGCGTGCAGCTGGTTGCGGAAATAGGTTTGGGCCGGCTGGGAAAGGCAGAGGCTGCCAGTGAACTGCTGAAAGTGAAGGTTCCGGCGTCGTTTGTGGCACCGGCCAAAGATGTGGAAGGTCCTCATGCAACTCCCAACCCCGATATCATTGCACCCCATATTGCAGTACGTTCACTCGTAAGTCTGAATGCAGTGGATGCCTGCGTAAATGCGATCGGTACAGAAAATTCAACCCTTGCCTTGTGGGCATTGCGGTACATGCATGATCCGAAAGCTGTAAACGGCCTCATCGCAGCTTATGGCAAAACTTCGGATGAAAAGCTGAAAAAGGATATCCTGATTACCTTATCGCGTCTTTACAAAAAGGAAGCAGATTATGATGGATCGTGGTGGTGGAGTACACGCCCCGATACCCATGGCCCATATTACAAGGCTGTCACGTGGGAGTCGTCTGATGCCATCCGTACATTCCTGACCGAACAATGGAACAAGGCCGACAATGCAGGCAAAGCATTTTATTCCGGTCTGAACAGCCGTCACCGCATGGAAATTGCAGATTTTGGCGGGGACTCGGTATTGGTAGCGAAAGAAGAGGTAAAAGTGGATCTTGAAAAAATACGAAACAAAAAAGGCCAGGTAGGAGAGTCCTCGATTGAGGATGTGATGCTCGCAATTGCCAAGATCCCGGGTGATGCAGCAGTTGGCAGGACGCTTTTTGCAAAACAAGGCTGCATAGCCTGCCACAGTATCAGCAAAGGTGAAGTGATGAAGGGGCCGTTTATGGGGCAGATTGGCTCGATCATGAACCGTGAGCAGATTGCCGAATCCATTCTTAAACCCAATGCATCCATTTCACAGGGTTTTGCGTCGGTACTCATCACGGCAAAAGGAGACAAAACGTACATGGGCTTTGTATCGCAGGAGTCGGCCGACAAGCTGGTGATCCGTGACATTGCCGGACAGGTCAATACCATTAAAACGTCGGATATTATCAGCCGCAAGGAAATGGAAACATCCATGATGCCGACCGGCCTTGCCAATGAGCTTTCATACCAAGAACTTGCCTCGCTGGTAACTTTCCTCTCCCAGCAGAAAAAGTAA
- a CDS encoding MFS transporter — protein MGKINHYRWIIVLLLFLATTINYLDRQIIGLLKPILEKEFSWTETDFARIVMAFTAAYAVGLLVFGWLIDKIGTRLGYAFTIVFWSVAGMLHAVARSAFGFGLARVGLGLGEAGNYPAAVKTVAEWFPRKERALATGLFNAGTSVGVVVALLLVPWILSRYGWQEVFWITGALGFVWLLFWMIFYDIPARQKRLSDAELHYIASGQDQDEHDPERQPVKWARLFTFSQTWAYITGKGLIDPIYWFFLFWLPSYFASTFNLDLKKPSLELMLIYTATTVGSIGGGYLSSWLIKRGWPTLKARKTVLLAFAFLELSVILIQFATGVWMAVGLISVAVALHQAWATNVFTLPSDLFPKQAVSSVVGIGGMAGAVGGILFPILIGSLLDTYKAAGNIQAGYNIIFTICGFTYLVAWLIIHLLTRTPRVVELEELL, from the coding sequence ATGGGCAAGATCAATCACTACCGCTGGATCATCGTTCTGTTACTTTTTCTGGCTACAACGATCAACTACCTCGACCGGCAGATCATCGGGTTGCTGAAGCCGATCCTGGAAAAGGAGTTCAGCTGGACCGAAACGGATTTTGCGCGCATTGTGATGGCATTTACAGCTGCCTATGCGGTGGGATTACTTGTTTTCGGCTGGCTCATTGACAAGATCGGTACCAGGCTGGGCTATGCATTTACCATCGTGTTCTGGAGTGTCGCAGGAATGCTGCATGCGGTGGCACGGAGTGCATTCGGTTTTGGGCTGGCACGCGTGGGGCTCGGGCTGGGTGAGGCAGGAAATTACCCGGCCGCGGTGAAAACGGTAGCGGAGTGGTTTCCCAGGAAAGAGCGCGCGCTGGCAACCGGATTGTTCAACGCGGGTACCAGTGTGGGCGTGGTCGTGGCCTTGCTCCTGGTGCCCTGGATTTTGAGCCGGTATGGATGGCAGGAGGTATTCTGGATCACCGGTGCGCTTGGATTTGTGTGGCTGTTATTCTGGATGATTTTTTACGACATACCCGCCCGCCAGAAGCGCCTGAGCGATGCAGAGCTGCATTATATTGCCAGCGGGCAGGATCAGGACGAGCACGACCCCGAGCGCCAGCCCGTGAAGTGGGCGCGGCTTTTTACATTTTCGCAAACCTGGGCCTATATCACAGGCAAGGGCCTCATCGACCCTATTTACTGGTTCTTCCTTTTCTGGCTGCCTTCCTATTTTGCCTCAACATTTAACCTGGACCTGAAAAAGCCGAGTCTGGAACTGATGCTGATCTACACGGCGACCACCGTGGGGAGTATCGGCGGAGGTTACCTTTCCTCCTGGCTGATCAAAAGAGGCTGGCCCACCCTGAAAGCGCGTAAAACGGTACTGCTGGCATTTGCTTTCCTGGAATTATCGGTGATCCTGATCCAGTTTGCGACCGGTGTGTGGATGGCGGTGGGCTTGATCAGTGTGGCGGTGGCCCTTCACCAGGCATGGGCTACCAACGTGTTCACACTCCCATCGGATTTGTTCCCGAAGCAGGCTGTGAGTTCCGTTGTAGGCATCGGCGGCATGGCAGGGGCAGTGGGCGGTATCCTTTTTCCGATCCTGATCGGGAGCCTGCTGGATACCTACAAGGCCGCCGGCAACATCCAGGCGGGCTACAATATCATTTTTACGATCTGCGGCTTTACCTACCTGGTCGCGTGGCTGATTATCCATCTGCTCACCCGTACGCCCAGGGTTGTGGAGCTGGAAGAGCTGCTGTAA
- a CDS encoding nuclear transport factor 2 family protein: protein MAVTVSSFAQSKEEAAVAAAVENFRKLLIDPKEADLNAATSKALSYGHSNGLVEDQQVFAASLISGKFNFESIEQTEQTITVTGDAAIVRHVFKATTHDAGKDLGTANLKVLQVWQKQSGKWVLIARQAVKIVS from the coding sequence ATGGCAGTTACAGTGAGTTCATTTGCCCAGTCCAAAGAAGAGGCAGCGGTAGCTGCTGCGGTTGAAAACTTCCGTAAGCTGCTCATCGATCCCAAGGAAGCCGACCTGAATGCAGCAACTTCCAAAGCATTGAGCTACGGGCACTCCAATGGCCTGGTAGAGGATCAGCAAGTATTCGCCGCCTCCCTGATCAGCGGAAAATTCAATTTTGAAAGCATTGAGCAAACCGAGCAGACCATCACAGTAACCGGTGACGCGGCCATCGTACGGCATGTTTTCAAAGCAACAACGCACGATGCCGGAAAGGATCTGGGTACCGCCAATCTGAAAGTACTTCAGGTGTGGCAGAAGCAATCCGGCAAATGGGTGCTCATCGCCCGCCAGGCTGTAAAAATCGTTTCATGA
- a CDS encoding nuclear transport factor 2 family protein yields MQADYDKYTQIIARYIEAYNRFDISGMLADMDNHVRFENISAGEINLATEGLEALKKQAQLAATLFSQRTQTVTGLTFKDDLAEVGIAYKGVLATALPNGLKAGDSIEMHGKSVFRFKDGKIVFLQDIS; encoded by the coding sequence ATGCAAGCAGATTACGACAAGTACACGCAAATCATAGCACGATACATTGAAGCCTATAACCGTTTCGACATCAGCGGCATGCTGGCGGATATGGACAATCATGTACGTTTTGAAAATATATCCGCAGGCGAAATCAATCTGGCAACCGAGGGTTTGGAAGCGCTTAAAAAGCAGGCACAACTTGCCGCAACGCTTTTCAGCCAAAGAACGCAGACCGTGACCGGGCTTACCTTCAAAGACGATCTGGCGGAGGTGGGTATTGCCTATAAAGGTGTACTCGCAACCGCGCTTCCGAACGGATTAAAGGCCGGTGACAGCATTGAAATGCATGGCAAATCGGTTTTTCGTTTCAAAGACGGTAAGATTGTTTTTCTTCAGGATATCAGCTAA